One Candidatus Zixiibacteriota bacterium genomic window, TACTGCGTTTAACGGTCGAACAGGGTCGGTTGGTAGTCGGCCCAGGTTTCCATTTCGATTTTGTAATGATATTTATAGAGGCATTCGCCTTTACGACAGGTAGCAGGCGCCCGGCGTGAGCTGTAGTCGAATGTTTCCCCGCATACTCGACAGGTCGCTTTACGCCAGACCAGTTGAGGTATCGAAGCACTTTTTTCGTTACTGCTGCCGGTTTTCATGAGGCGGAGAATACCACGCTTACCGTTTGAAAGCAATAACAAACCCGGTCGTTCAGCCACTTTCGCGCTTTCCGCAACTCAGCCGGTTATGTTCGTAGAATCATAAATTGGCGAAATTTAAGTCCGATATGTGGATTCGATTCAACCTGTACGGAGTTTCCCGCTTAAACGTTCCGAAACATTTGAAAGTTGACGCCGATTTTACCGATGCTGTTAATACCGAAAGGATGAGTACACCGATAACGAAATCAATGAATCCGGAACTGATAAAAATCACCGACAGCAGTCTCAGACCGCAACCAGTCGTCACCGATGACTCCTGGCGTTGTGAGTTGAGTCTCGACATCGTGACCGACCTGATCGAACTCGAGCGGTATGGTTCCGAATGGGATCGGCTGTTGTTCGATGATCCCCGTCCTGTTCCCATGTCGGGTATCGACTGGCTCCTCCCTTATTTCAGTCATCGTTTACTCCCTAACGAGCATTGGGTTTGTCTGATCGCTCGTCGCGGGCAACGCCTGGCCGGAATCATGCCCGTGCTTTATCGTCGCGAACATCGTCTCTTCCGACCCTACACGATTGTCCGTACTCCTTACGACTCTCACACTTACGGGGTAGACATCCTCACCGACCGCCAACAATCGGACGAGGTGATCGAGTTCCTGATAAAAGGCCTTGCCAAACAATGTCCCGATTGGGGCGAACTTCATGTGGTACGCCTGGCCGACAGCTCTCCCCTGGTCAACTGCCTGCCGAACGGACGGGGCCTGGTTGGCACTATTCACGAACCCTGCGACGGCGAATCGGTATTATTCACACGTGGTCTCTACGAGGACTATTTCCACAGCCTCAGCCGTAATTTCAGGCGTGCGCTAAGGAAAGCCACTAAGAAATTGGATCAGTTGTCGGGAGTTCATTTCAGCGCCGCGACCGGGCTCGACGCTATCGAGGCCTGGCGGGCATTTGTCGACATCGACTCCTCCAGTTGGCGCGCCGCTCACGGTGATGACCTCCTGTCGAATCCCTCGCTCGCCTGTTCACACCGTAAAACCATCGAGCGCCTGGCAGCCAAAAACATAACACGGGTTTATTTGCTTTTTGCCGACGGCAAACCGATCGCCGGTCTGGTTGGCTTCGCCTTAGGTCATACTCTGGCGGTCAAGAAGGTAGCCCATCGCGAAGAATACTCACATTATTCGCCCGGCAACATGCTTTTCGAGTATGTTCTGCAACAGGCTTACGCCGACCCGGAAATACAATGCGTCAACTGCCTGACCGACATGTCCTGGCATCGCAACTGGAACATGACCACTCGCCCCAATCGCCACCTCTGGATCTATCGCAATCGACCGGTGTCGATGATTACCGGATTTTATCCGCGCCGAGTCAAACAATGGCTGCACTATGTACCCGGTTTGACCTGGCTCGCTCGGCACTTGCGCTTATCTCGAAGTTAAACAGGTTCTACCCGTCCGGATACATCCCCCAGTCGGGACGGCATCTCCATTTATTCATCCGACAGATCAATACAACCGACGATAAAAAATCCCCTCTTGGCTTGAGTCAAGGGGGGATTAAGTAAGTCTTTGTCAGGGGGAAATCACACCGGGAGCGATTTAAAATACTCCGAGCGTTTTTCTTTAGGGACTGACCCTGCCGGCAGCGCCGTCACTTCTACCGCAACCGGCTGGGTTCCTTTGATACGGATAATGTCACCCTCTTTAACCTGATGAGCCGGTTTGACCTTGTGCTCATTGACCAGAACGAGTCCGTTACCCGCCAATTCCTTGGCCACCGTGCGTCGTTTCACTACTCCCACAGTCGAGAGCCAGTCATCGATCCGCATTATTCCACATTCCTGATATCGACATAAGTCTTCTTGCGGATGTCCTGGATCCAGTCGTCGACCACCTTGCCGGTTTTATCCTGCCGGGCCAGTTCTTTGATCTGATCGAAATCGTCTTCGAGCGTGAACATCTTTTCCGGTTGATAGTCAAGCAGCTTCAGGATATGCAAACCGAACTGAGTCGCCACCGGTCCGCGTACCGTACCGACCTCGGTCCATCCCTGAACCGAATCGACGAATTCAGGCGGCATTTTACTGGTTGCAAACCAACCCAGTTCTCCCCCATTGGTGCGAGAGTCGTCATCGTAGGAGTAAATTTTGGCGAGTTCTCCGAACGAAGCCCCGTTACGGACTTCGTTAATCAGGGAATCGGCCAGTTGATACACTCGAACAGTGTCATCGTGAGTCGGTTGTACCGCCAGGAGAATATGGCGCAGCTTCATGCGATCATCGCTCTTATCCTCAGCTTTGATAATATGAAAACCGAACTCGGTCTGAACTACGCCCGAGATCCCTCCCGGTCGGAGATTAAAAGCGGCCCGTGCGAATTCCGGTACGACATCATCCTGGGACACCCAACCGATAT contains:
- a CDS encoding GNAT family N-acetyltransferase, with translation MAKFKSDMWIRFNLYGVSRLNVPKHLKVDADFTDAVNTERMSTPITKSMNPELIKITDSSLRPQPVVTDDSWRCELSLDIVTDLIELERYGSEWDRLLFDDPRPVPMSGIDWLLPYFSHRLLPNEHWVCLIARRGQRLAGIMPVLYRREHRLFRPYTIVRTPYDSHTYGVDILTDRQQSDEVIEFLIKGLAKQCPDWGELHVVRLADSSPLVNCLPNGRGLVGTIHEPCDGESVLFTRGLYEDYFHSLSRNFRRALRKATKKLDQLSGVHFSAATGLDAIEAWRAFVDIDSSSWRAAHGDDLLSNPSLACSHRKTIERLAAKNITRVYLLFADGKPIAGLVGFALGHTLAVKKVAHREEYSHYSPGNMLFEYVLQQAYADPEIQCVNCLTDMSWHRNWNMTTRPNRHLWIYRNRPVSMITGFYPRRVKQWLHYVPGLTWLARHLRLSRS
- a CDS encoding S4 domain-containing protein, which encodes MRIDDWLSTVGVVKRRTVAKELAGNGLVLVNEHKVKPAHQVKEGDIIRIKGTQPVAVEVTALPAGSVPKEKRSEYFKSLPV